One window of the Natrinema sp. HArc-T2 genome contains the following:
- a CDS encoding DUF4397 domain-containing protein produces the protein MGVAGGLTAASGTVLAGGEYEHDKRSSDADSVETSKDMAGAAVRVAHFSPDAPNVDVYVDGEQVLADVAYGDVSPYLELKPGTYTVTITAAGDPNTVAFEGDVTFGAAYYTVAAIGELEAETFEPAVLVDAGSALARLVHATPDAPAVDVYADDELVFENVAFTDATDYVPVPAGSYTLSVRPTGDPETTVASFDVTLERGMAYTGYAIGYLEPPQGVMDREFTVEVTVDGPTTDDDK, from the coding sequence ATGGGCGTCGCAGGTGGGTTGACTGCAGCGAGTGGCACCGTTTTGGCCGGCGGCGAATACGAACACGACAAGCGCTCGAGTGATGCGGACTCGGTCGAGACGTCGAAAGACATGGCAGGTGCGGCTGTCCGGGTCGCACACTTCTCTCCGGACGCGCCGAACGTCGATGTCTACGTCGACGGCGAGCAGGTACTCGCAGACGTCGCCTACGGTGACGTCTCGCCGTACCTAGAGCTCAAACCGGGCACCTACACGGTAACGATCACGGCTGCCGGCGATCCGAACACGGTCGCCTTCGAGGGCGACGTGACCTTCGGCGCCGCGTACTACACCGTCGCCGCGATCGGCGAACTCGAGGCCGAGACATTCGAGCCGGCGGTGCTCGTGGACGCAGGCTCAGCGCTCGCCCGACTCGTTCACGCCACACCCGACGCGCCGGCGGTCGACGTCTACGCCGACGACGAACTGGTCTTCGAAAACGTCGCGTTCACCGACGCGACCGACTACGTCCCGGTTCCCGCCGGATCGTACACCCTCTCGGTCCGACCGACCGGCGATCCGGAGACGACCGTCGCCTCGTTCGACGTCACGCTCGAGCGGGGGATGGCCTACACCGGCTACGCGATCGGCTACCTCGAGCCGCCACAGGGCGTAATGGATCGCGAGTTCACCGTCGAGGTGACGGTCGACGGGCCGACGACCGACGACGACAAGTAG